In Rhodamnia argentea isolate NSW1041297 chromosome 4, ASM2092103v1, whole genome shotgun sequence, the following proteins share a genomic window:
- the LOC115752629 gene encoding putative protein TPRXL yields MAATTRRRTCPGPSGPVLRSLSPSGRFHAPPSSFASSSSSTFASRSSAATANSFFHRSASPTRVNLHSSGQPSPSIRFALDRPTSPSRSISVSQRGSGGQFVRSSSQKPAPRRTCMCSPTTHPGSFRCSLHKSCGSPSASVGYAPNRLNARRSAMTNSLVRIGGVEGDLVRRALAALIRPSSHQQRRRAAFQPRPSRLSVMSKAEEHS; encoded by the coding sequence ATGGCGGCGACCACCAGAAGAAGGACCTGCCCTGGGCCGAGCGGGCCGGTGCTCCGCTCCCTCTCCCCCTCCGGCCGCTTCCACGCGCCGCCGTCCTCcttcgcctcctcctcctcctccaccttcgCATCCCGCtcctccgccgccaccgccaactCCTTCTTCCACAGATCCGCCTCCCCGACGCGTGTCAACCTCCACTCCTCCGGGCAGCCCTCTCCTTCCATCCGCTTCGCCCTCGACCGCCCGACCTCGCCGAGCCGGTCGATCTCCGTCTCGCAGCGCGGCAGCGGGGGCCAGTTCGTCAGGTCGAGCAGCCAGAAGCCGGCGCCGCGGAGGACCTGCATGTGCTCGCCGACCACGCATCCCGGCTCGTTCCGCTGCAGCCTGCACAAGAGCTGCGGATCCCCGAGCGCGAGCGTCGGCTACGCGCCGAACCGGCTGAACGCGAGGAGGTCAGCGATGACGAACTCGCTGGTGAGGATCGGCGGCGTCGAGGGCGACCTGGTGAGGAGAGCGCTGGCCGCTCTGATCAGGCCGTCGTCGCACCAGCAGAGGCGGAGGGCCGCTTTCCAGCCGCGTCCGAGCCGGCTATCGGTCATGTCCAAGGCGGAGGAGCACTCGTAA